The proteins below come from a single Pyramidobacter porci genomic window:
- a CDS encoding aminotransferase class I/II-fold pyridoxal phosphate-dependent enzyme, with amino-acid sequence MKKLEAVLTAELEKLKQEGRLKGKEQIIVDVKKGAGAKGPRYFLKGEGAKEFIRMNSNSYLGLSLREDMIAAEEEGTRKYGVGPGAVRFISGTFKAHRDLEHKLAAFHGREDAMIFSAAYVTVGGVLTSLISKETFVVSDELNHNSIINAIRLGLGKSGLRAVYKHNSLDDLKRCLDEAVASGAKRALVVTDGIFSMRGDYAPLKEIVELVHSYDDRFAEDAFVVVDDSHGVGAFGTTGRGTEEITGARVDVLMGTLGKAYGVNGGYVVGSRALITYLREHAAMYIYSNPITVGEAYAAMKALEILDSEEGRTILAHLRAVTKRFEDGLVKLGYETIPGEHPVTPLVLHDTARTKALVAHLTEHGVLATGMTYPVVPKGAEEIRFQINADHTEADIDEVLSVIASFRG; translated from the coding sequence ATGAAAAAACTCGAAGCGGTACTGACGGCGGAGCTTGAAAAGCTGAAGCAGGAAGGCCGTCTGAAGGGCAAGGAGCAGATCATCGTCGACGTGAAAAAGGGCGCAGGCGCCAAAGGCCCCCGTTATTTCCTGAAAGGGGAGGGCGCCAAGGAATTCATCCGCATGAATTCCAATTCCTACCTGGGCCTGTCGCTGCGCGAGGACATGATCGCCGCGGAGGAAGAGGGGACGCGCAAATACGGCGTCGGCCCCGGCGCGGTCCGCTTCATCAGCGGCACCTTCAAGGCGCACCGCGATCTGGAACACAAGCTGGCCGCCTTCCACGGCCGCGAGGACGCCATGATTTTCAGCGCCGCCTACGTGACCGTCGGCGGCGTCCTGACCTCGCTGATCAGCAAGGAAACCTTCGTCGTCAGCGACGAGCTGAACCACAACAGCATCATCAACGCCATCAGACTTGGCCTGGGCAAGTCGGGACTGCGCGCCGTCTACAAGCACAATTCCCTCGACGACCTCAAGCGCTGCCTGGACGAAGCCGTGGCAAGCGGTGCCAAACGAGCTCTGGTGGTGACCGACGGCATCTTCAGCATGAGAGGCGACTATGCGCCCCTGAAGGAGATCGTCGAACTGGTGCACAGCTATGACGATCGTTTCGCCGAGGACGCCTTCGTCGTGGTCGACGATTCCCACGGCGTCGGCGCCTTCGGCACGACGGGACGCGGCACGGAGGAGATCACCGGCGCCCGCGTCGACGTGCTGATGGGCACGCTCGGCAAGGCGTACGGCGTCAACGGCGGCTACGTCGTCGGCTCGCGCGCGCTGATCACGTATCTGCGCGAGCACGCCGCCATGTACATCTATTCGAACCCCATCACCGTCGGCGAGGCGTATGCGGCCATGAAGGCGCTGGAGATCCTCGACAGCGAAGAGGGCCGCACGATTCTCGCCCATCTGCGCGCCGTGACCAAGCGCTTTGAGGACGGCCTGGTCAAGCTTGGTTACGAGACGATCCCCGGCGAACATCCCGTGACGCCGCTCGTGCTCCACGACACGGCCCGCACCAAAGCGCTGGTCGCTCATCTGACGGAGCACGGCGTACTGGCCACCGGCATGACCTACCCCGTCGTCCCCAAGGGTGCCGAGGAGATCCGCTTCCAGATCAACGCGGACCACACCGAAGCCGACATCGACGAAGTTCTGTCGGTGATCGCCTCGTTCAGGGGCTAA
- the rpsO gene encoding 30S ribosomal protein S15: MLEKSVKTELIEKYRVHPTDTGSPEVQIAVLTQRIRDLTDHLRVHVHDHHSKKGLLTLVGKRRKLLRYLSGKDFNRYKQLIESLGLRH; this comes from the coding sequence ATGTTGGAGAAGTCAGTCAAAACGGAGCTTATCGAGAAGTATCGCGTGCATCCCACCGATACCGGCTCGCCCGAGGTGCAGATCGCCGTCCTCACGCAGAGGATCCGCGACCTCACCGATCACCTGCGCGTGCACGTTCACGATCATCACTCCAAGAAGGGCCTTCTGACCCTTGTCGGAAAGCGTCGCAAGCTTCTGCGCTACCTGAGCGGCAAGGATTTCAACCGCTACAAGCAGCTGATCGAAAGCCTGGGTCTTCGTCATTAA
- a CDS encoding polyribonucleotide nucleotidyltransferase has product MEKTYTLNVGGQDLVFKTGKVAKQANAAVVASHGETTILTTACMSDKPRVGLDFFPLLVDFEERYYAAGKIPGGYIKREGRPSQTAILSARVVDRSIRSLFDDSMRNDVHVVATVLAVDQKNPANILAINAASMALTISNIPWSGPVGAVRMGCIGGELVVNPTEEQMAESTLDLTVAGHAGGITMVEAGAKEVSEDLLVDALQTAQDEIKKIVAFQLRIREEIGQPKTVLPAPLAIEEIDRWVKDNLSEETAKAVMIHGKKERGAAISALVEKTTAHFNGVYADAEGYIAGAVESLVKSTMRTITARDKIRADGRATDEIRPISCEVNVLPKVHGSALFTRGETQALVVTTLGMLGEDDQIIDGLKLDEPNKRFLLHYNFPPYSVGEIKPMRGPGRREIGHGALAERALAPLVPGEEDFPYVVRVVSDILESNGSSSQASICGGSLSMMAAGVPMKKHVAGIAMGLIKEGDDMVILTDIQGLEDHYGDMDFKVAGTRDGVTALQMDNKAGGITREILSRALMQAHQARMQILDAMEACIPEPAPLSPNAPRIFTMNIDVDKIRDVIGPGGKIIRNIVQESGAKINVEDDGSVYICAVSPDSVEKASRMIHDIVREVEAGEAFYGTVTRLMAFGAFVEVLPGKEGLLHISEISTKHIGKVEDVFAPGDHVIVEVKEIDDQNRINLSRRRLLADPALIESAGLTQYLPAEEERDKMIAALPDASAPSRDRTPRRDGDRERRGDRGPFRRDRR; this is encoded by the coding sequence ATGGAAAAGACCTACACACTGAACGTCGGCGGCCAGGATCTGGTTTTCAAAACCGGAAAAGTCGCCAAGCAGGCCAATGCCGCCGTCGTGGCGTCTCACGGAGAAACGACCATTCTCACCACGGCCTGCATGTCGGACAAGCCCCGCGTGGGATTGGATTTCTTTCCCCTGCTTGTCGATTTTGAAGAACGCTATTACGCCGCCGGCAAGATCCCCGGCGGCTACATCAAGAGAGAAGGCCGCCCCTCGCAGACGGCCATTCTCAGCGCCCGCGTCGTGGACCGCTCGATCCGTTCGCTCTTCGACGATTCCATGCGCAACGACGTGCACGTCGTCGCCACGGTGCTGGCGGTCGACCAGAAAAATCCCGCCAACATCCTCGCCATCAACGCCGCTTCCATGGCGCTGACGATCTCCAACATCCCTTGGAGCGGCCCGGTCGGCGCCGTGCGCATGGGCTGCATCGGCGGCGAACTCGTCGTCAATCCCACCGAGGAGCAGATGGCCGAGAGCACGCTCGATCTGACGGTGGCGGGGCACGCCGGCGGCATCACCATGGTCGAAGCCGGCGCCAAGGAAGTGTCCGAAGATCTGCTTGTCGATGCCTTGCAGACGGCGCAGGACGAGATCAAAAAGATCGTCGCCTTTCAGCTGCGGATCCGCGAGGAGATCGGCCAGCCCAAGACGGTGCTGCCCGCGCCGCTGGCGATCGAGGAGATCGACCGCTGGGTGAAGGACAACCTGAGCGAAGAGACCGCGAAGGCCGTGATGATCCACGGCAAGAAGGAGCGCGGTGCCGCGATCTCCGCGCTGGTGGAGAAGACGACGGCCCATTTCAACGGCGTCTATGCCGACGCCGAAGGCTACATCGCCGGCGCGGTGGAATCGCTGGTCAAGAGCACGATGCGCACGATCACGGCCCGCGACAAGATCCGCGCCGACGGCCGAGCCACCGACGAGATCCGTCCCATTTCCTGCGAAGTGAACGTGCTGCCCAAAGTCCACGGTTCGGCGCTGTTCACCCGCGGCGAGACGCAGGCCTTGGTGGTCACCACGCTGGGCATGCTGGGCGAGGACGATCAGATCATCGACGGTTTGAAACTCGACGAGCCCAACAAAAGATTCCTGCTGCACTACAACTTCCCCCCCTATTCCGTGGGCGAGATCAAGCCCATGCGCGGCCCCGGACGGCGCGAGATCGGCCACGGCGCTCTGGCCGAGCGCGCGCTGGCGCCGCTGGTGCCCGGCGAAGAAGATTTCCCCTACGTCGTCCGCGTCGTCTCTGACATCCTCGAGTCAAACGGCTCCAGCTCGCAGGCTTCGATCTGCGGCGGCAGCCTTTCGATGATGGCCGCCGGCGTGCCCATGAAAAAGCACGTGGCCGGCATCGCCATGGGGCTGATCAAGGAAGGCGACGACATGGTCATCCTCACCGACATCCAGGGACTGGAAGACCATTACGGCGACATGGACTTCAAAGTTGCCGGCACCCGCGACGGCGTCACGGCGCTGCAGATGGACAACAAGGCCGGCGGCATCACCCGCGAGATCCTGTCCCGCGCCCTGATGCAGGCCCACCAGGCCCGCATGCAGATCCTCGACGCGATGGAAGCCTGCATCCCCGAGCCCGCGCCGCTGTCGCCCAACGCCCCCCGCATCTTCACGATGAACATCGACGTGGACAAGATCCGCGACGTGATCGGCCCCGGCGGCAAGATCATCCGCAACATCGTCCAGGAGAGCGGCGCCAAGATCAACGTCGAGGACGACGGCAGCGTGTACATCTGCGCCGTGTCGCCCGACAGCGTCGAAAAAGCCAGCCGCATGATCCACGACATCGTCCGCGAGGTCGAAGCCGGCGAAGCTTTCTACGGCACCGTCACCCGCCTGATGGCCTTCGGCGCGTTCGTCGAAGTGCTGCCCGGCAAGGAAGGCCTGCTTCACATCAGCGAGATCAGCACCAAACACATCGGCAAGGTCGAAGACGTTTTCGCTCCCGGCGATCACGTCATCGTCGAAGTCAAAGAGATCGACGACCAGAACCGCATCAACCTGTCGCGCCGCCGTTTGCTGGCCGATCCCGCCCTGATCGAGTCGGCCGGGCTGACGCAGTACCTTCCCGCAGAGGAAGAGCGCGACAAAATGATCGCCGCTTTGCCTGACGCGTCCGCCCCTTCGCGCGACAGAACTCCCCGCCGCGACGGCGACCGTGAGCGCCGGGGCGACCGCGGTCCGTTCCGCCGCGACCGCCGCTGA
- the dut gene encoding dUTP diphosphatase: MTLIVKIRRENENIPLPEYATAQAAGMDLRAGEDLVLEPGQIAGVGTGLYIELPEGYEAQIRPRSGLALKHGISVPNAPGTIDADYRGEIRVILVNLGREPFPIHAGDRIAQMVVAPVTRVSWQPSETLNETGRQSGGFGSTGTR, from the coding sequence ATGACGCTGATCGTCAAGATCCGGCGCGAGAACGAAAACATCCCGTTGCCCGAGTACGCTACGGCCCAGGCGGCGGGGATGGATCTCCGCGCCGGCGAAGATCTGGTGCTCGAACCCGGCCAAATCGCCGGCGTCGGAACCGGCCTTTACATCGAACTGCCCGAAGGGTATGAAGCCCAGATCCGCCCCCGAAGCGGACTGGCTCTGAAACACGGCATTTCGGTTCCGAACGCGCCGGGCACGATCGATGCCGATTATCGCGGAGAGATCCGCGTGATTTTGGTAAACCTGGGCCGCGAGCCTTTTCCCATCCATGCGGGCGACCGTATCGCCCAGATGGTGGTGGCTCCCGTCACGCGGGTCAGCTGGCAGCCCAGCGAAACGCTCAACGAGACAGGCCGCCAGAGCGGCGGCTTCGGAAGCACGGGAACCCGTTAG